One genomic segment of Streptomyces sp. NBC_00239 includes these proteins:
- a CDS encoding aminopeptidase — protein MRKALRWLLSLVVLIGAVGVAGATAGAATAAGSADGPDIKDQILAVPGMSLVEEKPYPGYRFFVLNYTQPVDHRHPKGAKFQQRLTLLHKDTNRPTVFFTSGYNVNTSPRRSEPTTIIDGNQVSMEYRFFTPSRPAPADWSKLDIWQAASDQHRIFKALKKIYPKNWLATGASKGGMTATYYERFYPRDMNGVVAYVAPNDVVNKEDAAYDRFFAKVGTKECRDRLNAVQREALVRRAPLEAKYAAAAAENGWTFNTIGSLDKAFEAVVLDYTWAFWQYSLLTDCAAVPAAATASDDEIWGTVDAISGFSAYTDQGLETYTPYYYQAGTQLGSPDIKQPHLKGLSRYGYQPPRNFVPAAIPMKFQPRVMRDVDQWVRGNAHHMLFVYGQNDPWGAEPFHLGYGSRDSYVMTAPGANHGANVAKLVESQKTFATAKILKWAGVAPATVLSGEAKARPLAKADATLDKRDLEREPQLRP, from the coding sequence CTGCTGTCACTCGTGGTGCTCATAGGTGCCGTGGGTGTGGCCGGCGCGACGGCCGGAGCGGCCACCGCCGCCGGGTCCGCCGACGGCCCGGACATCAAGGACCAGATCCTCGCCGTACCGGGGATGAGTCTCGTCGAGGAGAAGCCGTACCCGGGCTACCGCTTCTTCGTACTGAACTACACCCAGCCGGTGGACCACCGGCACCCGAAGGGCGCCAAGTTCCAGCAGCGGCTGACGCTGCTGCACAAGGACACCAACCGCCCCACCGTGTTCTTCACGTCCGGCTACAACGTGAACACGAGCCCGCGGCGCAGTGAGCCGACGACGATCATCGACGGCAACCAGGTGTCGATGGAGTACCGCTTCTTCACGCCGTCCCGCCCGGCCCCCGCCGACTGGTCCAAGCTGGACATCTGGCAGGCCGCGAGCGACCAGCACCGCATCTTCAAGGCGCTGAAGAAGATCTACCCGAAGAACTGGCTGGCCACCGGCGCCAGCAAGGGCGGCATGACCGCCACGTACTACGAGCGCTTCTACCCGCGCGACATGAACGGTGTCGTCGCGTACGTCGCGCCCAACGACGTGGTGAACAAGGAGGACGCGGCGTACGACCGGTTCTTCGCGAAGGTCGGCACCAAGGAGTGCCGCGACCGCCTGAACGCGGTGCAGCGCGAGGCGCTGGTCCGCCGCGCGCCGCTGGAGGCCAAGTACGCGGCCGCCGCGGCCGAGAACGGCTGGACCTTCAACACCATCGGCAGCCTCGACAAGGCCTTCGAGGCCGTCGTCCTGGACTACACGTGGGCGTTCTGGCAGTACAGCCTGCTCACCGACTGCGCCGCCGTCCCGGCCGCCGCGACCGCGAGCGACGACGAGATCTGGGGCACGGTCGACGCGATCTCCGGCTTCTCGGCCTACACCGACCAGGGCCTGGAGACGTACACGCCGTACTACTACCAGGCGGGCACCCAGCTCGGTTCGCCGGACATCAAGCAGCCGCACCTCAAGGGCCTGAGCCGCTACGGCTACCAGCCGCCGCGCAACTTCGTCCCGGCCGCCATCCCGATGAAGTTCCAGCCCCGGGTCATGCGTGACGTCGACCAGTGGGTGCGCGGCAACGCCCACCACATGCTCTTCGTGTACGGGCAGAACGACCCGTGGGGTGCGGAGCCCTTCCACCTCGGCTACGGCTCCCGCGACAGCTACGTGATGACCGCCCCCGGCGCGAACCACGGTGCCAACGTCGCCAAGCTCGTCGAGTCCCAGAAGACCTTCGCCACCGCGAAGATCCTCAAGTGGGCGGGCGTGGCCCCGGCCACGGTCCTGTCGGGCGAGGCCAAGGCCCGCCCGCTGGCCAAGGCGGACGCCACGCTCGACAAGCGCGACCTGGAGCGCGAGCCGCAGCTGCGGCCGTAA